One Chloroflexota bacterium genomic window carries:
- the pyrR gene encoding bifunctional pyr operon transcriptional regulator/uracil phosphoribosyltransferase PyrR: protein MSEAEIGRSLRRMAHEIIERCGDPESLALVGICTRGAPLAERLAGTIAAIEGVRPRVGQLDITMHRDDLAIRAPLREILPSRIDFSLDRLNVILVDDVVYTGRSVRAALNALGSFGRPDRVQLAVLIDRGHRELPIRPDYVGKNLPTRRADHVQVLIAEIDETDRVTISAGER from the coding sequence ATGTCCGAAGCCGAGATCGGTCGTTCGCTGCGCCGCATGGCGCACGAGATCATAGAGCGCTGCGGAGATCCCGAATCGCTGGCCCTGGTGGGGATTTGCACCCGTGGCGCACCCCTGGCCGAGCGCCTGGCCGGCACGATCGCCGCTATCGAAGGCGTCCGGCCGCGGGTCGGACAGCTCGACATCACCATGCACCGCGACGACCTCGCCATTCGAGCTCCGCTGCGCGAGATTCTCCCCAGCCGGATCGATTTCAGCCTGGACCGGCTCAACGTGATCCTGGTCGATGACGTCGTATACACCGGTCGCTCGGTGCGGGCCGCGCTGAATGCGCTCGGGTCGTTCGGCCGCCCCGACCGGGTCCAGCTGGCGGTGCTCATCGACCGCGGCCACCGCGAACTGCCGATCCGGCCCGACTACGTCGGCAAGAACCTTCCGACCCGGCGCGCCGACCACGTGCAGGTGCTGATTGCCGAGATTGATGAAACCGATCGGGTCACCATTTCGGCGGGCGAGCGTTGA
- the carB gene encoding carbamoyl-phosphate synthase large subunit, translated as MKDSSLRKVLIIGSGPIVIGQAAEFDYAGTQACKAVREEGITTVLVNSNPATIMTDEDVADVVYIEPLTVEIVERIIRRERPDGLLATLGGQTGLNLAREVQEAGILERYGVRLLGTPISAIRQAEDRDLFRRLMLRIDEPIPGSDIAHTVAEGRSIAERLGFPLIIRPAYTLGGTGGGIAEDLNRLDELVAQGVEASPIGQVLVEEYLSGWKEIEYEVMRDAAGTCVTICNMENFDPMGVHTGDSIVFAPSQTLSDKEYQLLRSASLKIIDALDIAGGCNVQLALDPNSFQYRVIEVNPRVSRSSALASKATGYPIARIAAKIAIGFRLDELANPITGETAAAFEPALDYVVAKIPRWPFDKFPTADRSLGTQMKATGEVMSIERTIEGAVSKALRSLEISGRSMLWEDPAWSDHQVLDRAISHPNDQRLWAILAALRRGRSVEEIFELSAIDRFFIAKLGNLIAMELRLLEEPLDAALLWDAKRLGVPDSVIAQLADYLPDRVRELRKRLGIVPVYKLVDTCAAEFAAVTPYFYSTYEAENEADRQSGQAAVVVGSGPIRIGQGIEFDYCSVHSAWALQESGWRAVMINSNPETVSTDFDTSDRLYFEALDVECVADIIDNESGGGDPRVVVQFGGQTAINLAEPLYNMGVSLTGSDAASIDASEDREKLDGLLEELGIPRPPGATVRRIEDALSVARRIGYPVLIRPSYVLGGRAMEIASDPAGLSRYVATVTQPSPEHPVLIDKYLQGLEVEVDAVCDGHGVLIPGIMEHIERAGVHSGDSFAVYPTQHVAGHLKEVLVDYTDRIARAVRAVGLLNIQYVIWEDQVYVIEVNPRASRTVPFLSKVTGIPMVGLATKAMLGQTLPEQGWDYGHAPEGPLVAVKAPVFSHAKLTGVDSFLGPEMKSTGEAMGVDFGFAPALRKAMLAAGLGIPDRGTVIMSVADRDKPEALPIARSLNARGYHIKATRGTARFLAGAGIPAETINRLDEASPGQLSLLDHVRDPATVLVVNTLTWDRPTLEDGFRMRRSANERMLPCLTSLDTAAALVRALESADEEFVLPIDHYRHDRRQ; from the coding sequence ATGAAGGACTCCTCGTTGCGCAAGGTGCTGATCATCGGATCCGGCCCGATCGTGATTGGGCAGGCGGCCGAATTCGACTACGCCGGCACCCAGGCGTGCAAGGCGGTCCGCGAGGAAGGGATCACGACCGTCCTGGTCAACTCCAACCCGGCCACGATCATGACCGACGAGGACGTGGCCGACGTGGTCTATATCGAACCGCTTACGGTGGAGATCGTCGAACGAATCATCCGGCGCGAACGCCCCGACGGCCTGCTGGCGACGCTGGGCGGCCAGACTGGCCTCAACCTGGCCCGCGAGGTGCAGGAGGCCGGGATCCTGGAGCGCTATGGGGTCCGCCTCCTGGGAACTCCGATCTCGGCGATCCGGCAGGCGGAGGACCGGGACCTATTCCGGCGCCTGATGCTGAGGATCGACGAACCGATTCCCGGATCGGACATCGCCCACACGGTTGCCGAGGGGCGCTCGATAGCCGAACGATTGGGGTTCCCGCTGATCATCCGTCCGGCCTACACCCTGGGCGGCACCGGGGGCGGGATCGCCGAGGACCTGAACCGCCTGGATGAACTGGTTGCGCAGGGCGTCGAGGCTTCCCCGATCGGGCAGGTGCTCGTCGAGGAATACCTGTCCGGTTGGAAAGAAATCGAATACGAGGTCATGCGCGACGCGGCCGGTACCTGCGTGACCATCTGCAACATGGAAAACTTCGACCCGATGGGGGTGCACACCGGCGATTCGATTGTTTTCGCCCCCAGCCAGACCCTTTCGGACAAGGAGTACCAGCTCCTGCGCAGCGCATCGCTGAAGATCATCGACGCCCTGGACATCGCCGGGGGCTGCAACGTCCAGCTGGCCCTGGACCCGAACTCGTTCCAGTACCGCGTCATCGAGGTGAATCCGCGCGTGAGCCGCTCGTCGGCGCTGGCTTCCAAGGCCACCGGCTACCCGATCGCGCGCATCGCCGCCAAGATCGCGATCGGGTTCCGTCTCGACGAGCTTGCCAATCCGATCACCGGCGAAACCGCGGCCGCGTTCGAGCCGGCGCTCGACTACGTGGTCGCCAAGATTCCGCGCTGGCCGTTCGACAAATTCCCGACCGCCGACCGCTCGCTGGGGACCCAGATGAAGGCCACCGGCGAGGTGATGTCCATCGAACGCACCATCGAAGGGGCGGTCAGCAAGGCGCTACGTTCGCTGGAGATCAGCGGCCGTTCGATGCTCTGGGAGGACCCCGCCTGGAGCGATCACCAGGTCCTGGACCGGGCCATCAGCCACCCCAACGACCAGCGCCTGTGGGCGATCCTGGCGGCGCTGCGGCGCGGGCGCAGCGTCGAGGAAATATTCGAGCTGAGCGCAATCGACCGCTTCTTCATCGCCAAGCTGGGCAACTTGATCGCCATGGAGCTGCGGCTGCTGGAGGAGCCTTTGGACGCGGCGCTGCTCTGGGACGCCAAGCGGCTCGGTGTTCCGGATTCGGTGATCGCCCAGCTGGCCGACTATCTGCCCGACCGGGTGCGCGAGTTGCGCAAGCGGCTCGGAATCGTGCCGGTCTACAAGCTGGTCGACACCTGCGCGGCCGAATTCGCCGCGGTGACGCCGTATTTCTATTCGACCTACGAGGCGGAAAACGAGGCCGACCGGCAATCCGGCCAAGCGGCGGTGGTGGTGGGATCGGGCCCGATCCGGATCGGGCAGGGCATCGAATTCGACTACTGCTCGGTGCACTCGGCCTGGGCGCTCCAGGAGAGCGGTTGGCGGGCGGTGATGATCAACAGCAACCCGGAGACCGTCAGCACCGATTTCGACACCTCCGACCGGTTGTACTTCGAAGCCCTCGACGTGGAGTGCGTCGCGGACATCATCGACAACGAGTCCGGCGGCGGCGATCCGCGGGTCGTGGTCCAGTTCGGCGGCCAGACGGCCATCAATCTTGCCGAGCCCCTCTACAACATGGGGGTTTCGCTGACCGGCTCCGACGCCGCCAGCATCGACGCGTCGGAAGACCGCGAAAAATTGGACGGTCTCTTGGAAGAACTGGGCATACCGCGTCCGCCCGGCGCCACGGTGCGGCGGATCGAGGACGCCCTGTCGGTGGCCCGCCGGATCGGGTACCCCGTTCTGATCCGGCCTTCCTACGTGCTGGGCGGGCGGGCCATGGAGATCGCGTCCGATCCCGCCGGTCTGAGCCGGTACGTGGCGACCGTGACCCAGCCGTCGCCCGAACACCCGGTGCTCATCGACAAGTACCTGCAGGGTCTGGAGGTCGAGGTCGACGCGGTCTGCGACGGGCACGGGGTACTCATTCCGGGAATCATGGAACACATCGAACGGGCCGGCGTCCACTCCGGAGACAGCTTCGCGGTCTATCCGACGCAGCACGTGGCCGGGCACCTCAAGGAAGTCCTGGTCGACTACACCGACCGCATCGCCAGGGCGGTTCGCGCGGTGGGTCTGCTCAACATCCAGTACGTGATCTGGGAGGACCAGGTCTACGTGATCGAGGTAAATCCCCGCGCCAGCCGGACGGTTCCGTTTCTCTCCAAGGTGACCGGGATTCCGATGGTCGGACTGGCGACCAAGGCGATGCTGGGTCAGACCCTGCCGGAGCAGGGCTGGGACTACGGCCATGCCCCGGAAGGACCGCTGGTAGCGGTCAAGGCCCCGGTCTTCTCGCACGCAAAGCTGACCGGGGTAGATTCGTTCCTCGGCCCGGAAATGAAATCGACCGGCGAGGCCATGGGCGTCGACTTCGGCTTTGCCCCGGCCCTGCGCAAGGCCATGCTGGCGGCCGGACTGGGAATCCCCGATCGCGGCACGGTGATCATGTCGGTCGCCGACCGCGACAAACCCGAGGCGCTCCCGATCGCCAGGTCGCTCAATGCCCGCGGGTACCACATCAAGGCCACGCGCGGCACCGCCCGGTTCCTGGCGGGGGCCGGCATTCCGGCCGAGACCATCAACCGGCTCGACGAGGCCTCGCCCGGGCAACTGAGCCTGCTCGACCACGTTCGCGATCCCGCGACCGTCCTGGTCGTAAACACCCTTACCTGGGACCGGCCGACGCTCGAAGACGGTTTTCGGATGCGGCGATCGGCCAACGAGCGCATGCTGCCCTGCCTCACCTCGCTGGATACCGCCGCCGCCCTGGTGCGGGCGCTCGAATCCGCCGACGAAGAATTCGTTCTTCCTATCGACCATTACCGCCACGACCGGCGCCAATGA
- a CDS encoding dihydroorotase has protein sequence MTDSPDLLIRGGRVIDPADGFDQVADLLVRAGRVEARGRDIAAPDGARRFDADGLVVAPGLVDPHCHLRTPGGEHKETIESGARAAAAGGFTTVVAMANTNPVVDHPAVLRDIQERARGACVRIAQLASISIGLEGRQLSDMGRLAAAGAIGFSDDGIPVASARLMRTAFEYATRFDLPVSNHAEDPTLIAGASMHEGHVSARLGLIGAPHQAEEIMLERDLRLARLTGCRYHALHISSGGSVEILDRARAGGVRVFAEVSPHHLTLTDELIAGEGEHAFDSQAKVNPPLRSRDHVDALRAGLAAGAFDLIGTDHAPHAEHEKLAPFEEAPSGFSGFETALGVMLSVVADGVLELPDLLAMMTINPARLYGLPGGTLAPGAAADIVAIDTARTWRVDRWRFRSRGKNSPLHGKTLPGRAVATWVDGESVFEIESPAARS, from the coding sequence TTGACCGACTCCCCGGACCTGTTGATCAGGGGAGGCCGGGTGATCGACCCGGCCGACGGTTTCGACCAGGTCGCCGACCTGCTGGTCCGCGCGGGCCGCGTCGAAGCGCGCGGCCGCGACATCGCGGCCCCCGACGGCGCCCGGCGATTTGACGCCGACGGGCTGGTCGTGGCGCCGGGCCTGGTCGACCCCCACTGCCACCTGCGTACCCCGGGGGGCGAGCACAAGGAGACCATCGAATCGGGGGCCCGGGCGGCGGCGGCCGGGGGATTCACGACGGTGGTCGCGATGGCCAACACCAACCCGGTGGTCGACCACCCCGCGGTGCTGCGGGATATCCAGGAACGCGCCCGTGGGGCCTGCGTGCGCATCGCCCAGCTGGCCAGCATCAGCATCGGTCTCGAGGGCCGGCAGCTTTCTGACATGGGCCGGCTGGCGGCGGCCGGGGCGATCGGGTTTTCAGACGACGGAATACCGGTGGCCTCGGCACGGCTGATGCGGACCGCATTCGAATACGCGACCCGTTTCGACCTGCCGGTGTCCAACCATGCCGAGGATCCGACCCTGATTGCCGGCGCCAGCATGCACGAGGGTCACGTTTCAGCCCGCCTGGGCCTGATCGGAGCCCCGCACCAGGCCGAGGAAATCATGCTCGAGCGAGACCTTCGCCTGGCCCGGCTCACCGGCTGCCGTTACCACGCCCTGCACATATCCTCGGGCGGATCGGTCGAGATACTGGATCGCGCCCGTGCCGGTGGCGTCCGGGTGTTCGCGGAAGTCTCGCCCCATCACCTCACCCTGACCGACGAACTCATCGCCGGCGAGGGGGAGCACGCGTTTGACAGCCAGGCCAAGGTAAACCCGCCGCTGCGGTCGCGCGACCACGTAGACGCGCTCCGCGCAGGCCTCGCGGCCGGTGCGTTCGACCTAATCGGCACCGATCACGCGCCGCACGCCGAGCATGAAAAACTGGCCCCGTTCGAGGAAGCTCCGTCCGGTTTCTCCGGATTCGAAACCGCATTGGGGGTGATGCTGTCGGTGGTGGCCGACGGCGTGCTGGAGCTCCCGGACCTGCTGGCGATGATGACCATCAACCCGGCCCGCCTGTACGGCCTTCCGGGCGGAACCCTGGCGCCGGGGGCGGCAGCCGACATCGTGGCCATCGACACCGCCCGGACCTGGAGGGTGGACCGCTGGCGCTTTCGGTCCCGGGGCAAGAACTCGCCCCTGCACGGAAAAACCCTGCCCGGTCGGGCGGTTGCCACCTGGGTGGACGGGGAGTCGGTCTTCGAGATCGAATCCCCGGCGGCGCGATCCTGA
- a CDS encoding GAF domain-containing protein: MGTNPPEQAALERICQWLTDREGTPRPWNALEMLQLALHYCDVPGLYAMLRDSAAEGRGGNRSQGMALRLAAERLNSALPRQLLPVNRAASRAQQLRRFAHLQNEAMAAISSAYEARGRSAETDSAGLGSLEALRRIAKAANSSLDVNETCDFTADAIVSVMDVDECSVWILDETTNRLVLRSTTGLNRDQIGQAGLQIGEGISGSAAELGRSIAVRDAWADPRFKVLPALDEEIYRSLLAVPVVLANPARLLGVLSIRSRIHRDFPSQEIEFVETAAEQLATALWNATLYQQTDERLRQRNNELTTLQRISQNLTSRLEYTEVLSTIAEQAAAILNADKAAIFQLDESAGDLSIVAAHKLSARYRSLRLQLGEGVAGRVAERRAPLIVEDALSDQRLRVSRELIEAEGYRSMICVPLMFRGSVIGVISVYSVAVGEFVEEELRIIASFADQAAIAMANARLYEQSLRGLHRNELLLRELHHRVKNNLQTVASLLNLQSRRTRSPEVASVLALSAGRIAGMAAVHDLLSAQEDEAATAIEIVNKMAEIASSDASATGMSVQISVDGDRVEIDEDRATVFALVVNELIWNAMGHGFDVGLKGRIGVRIEVDADMIKTSVRDNGCGLPANFELGRDSGLGLTIVQQLVESDLGGHFSLRNDAGCVAAVTFPLPRRAGNRPIPVLGSEREQSTAPA, translated from the coding sequence ATGGGAACTAACCCGCCCGAACAGGCGGCGCTGGAGCGAATCTGCCAGTGGTTGACCGACCGCGAGGGCACACCACGGCCCTGGAACGCGCTGGAGATGCTGCAGCTGGCGCTGCACTATTGCGACGTTCCAGGTTTGTACGCGATGCTGCGCGACAGCGCGGCCGAGGGACGCGGCGGCAACCGGTCCCAGGGCATGGCGCTGCGCCTGGCCGCCGAGCGGCTGAATTCGGCGCTGCCGCGGCAGCTCCTGCCGGTAAACCGCGCCGCCAGCCGGGCCCAGCAGCTGCGCCGGTTCGCCCACCTGCAGAACGAGGCCATGGCTGCGATCTCCTCCGCCTACGAGGCCCGTGGCCGGAGCGCCGAGACGGACTCTGCGGGGCTCGGCAGCCTGGAAGCCCTGCGGCGCATTGCCAAGGCCGCAAATTCGTCGTTGGACGTGAACGAGACCTGCGATTTCACCGCCGACGCGATCGTGAGCGTGATGGACGTCGACGAGTGCTCGGTCTGGATCCTCGACGAGACGACCAACCGCCTTGTGCTGCGCAGCACGACCGGCCTCAATCGCGACCAGATCGGTCAGGCCGGATTGCAGATCGGCGAGGGCATTTCCGGCTCGGCGGCCGAACTGGGGCGCTCGATCGCGGTGCGCGACGCCTGGGCCGACCCGCGCTTCAAGGTTCTGCCGGCGCTGGACGAGGAAATCTATCGCAGCCTGTTGGCGGTACCGGTAGTGCTCGCCAACCCGGCCCGCCTGCTTGGGGTGCTCTCGATCCGGTCGCGGATCCACCGCGATTTCCCCAGCCAGGAAATCGAATTCGTGGAGACCGCGGCCGAGCAACTGGCGACCGCGCTCTGGAACGCCACCCTTTACCAGCAGACCGACGAGCGCCTGCGGCAGCGCAACAACGAACTGACCACCCTGCAGCGCATCTCGCAAAACCTGACTTCGCGCCTGGAATACACCGAAGTGCTGTCCACGATCGCCGAGCAGGCCGCGGCGATCCTGAATGCCGACAAAGCGGCGATTTTTCAGCTGGATGAATCTGCCGGCGATCTCTCCATCGTCGCCGCCCACAAGCTCAGCGCCCGTTACCGGAGCCTGCGCCTGCAACTCGGCGAGGGCGTGGCCGGACGGGTGGCGGAGCGGCGGGCGCCGCTGATAGTCGAGGACGCGCTATCCGACCAGCGCCTGCGCGTCTCGCGGGAGTTGATCGAAGCCGAGGGATACCGGTCGATGATCTGCGTGCCTCTAATGTTTCGCGGGTCGGTGATCGGGGTGATCAGCGTCTATTCGGTGGCGGTTGGCGAATTCGTCGAGGAGGAGCTCCGGATCATCGCCAGTTTTGCCGACCAGGCCGCCATCGCCATGGCCAACGCCCGGTTGTACGAGCAGTCGCTGCGGGGTCTGCACCGCAATGAACTGCTGCTGCGCGAACTCCACCACCGGGTCAAGAACAACCTGCAGACGGTGGCATCGCTGCTCAACCTGCAGTCGCGGCGAACCAGGTCGCCGGAAGTGGCCTCGGTGCTCGCCCTGTCGGCCGGCCGGATCGCCGGCATGGCGGCGGTCCACGACCTGCTGTCGGCGCAGGAAGACGAAGCGGCCACCGCGATCGAGATCGTTAACAAGATGGCCGAAATCGCCAGCTCGGACGCATCCGCTACCGGGATGTCGGTGCAGATCTCGGTCGATGGAGACCGGGTCGAGATCGACGAGGACCGGGCCACGGTGTTCGCCCTGGTGGTCAACGAATTGATATGGAACGCAATGGGTCACGGTTTCGACGTAGGCCTGAAGGGCCGCATTGGGGTGCGGATCGAGGTGGACGCCGACATGATCAAGACCAGCGTCCGCGACAACGGTTGCGGTCTCCCGGCGAATTTCGAGTTGGGACGCGATTCAGGGCTGGGCCTCACCATCGTGCAGCAGTTGGTCGAATCCGATCTCGGCGGCCACTTTTCGTTGCGAAATGACGCGGGATGCGTTGCCGCGGTTACTTTCCCACTGCCGCGTCGCGCCGGCAATCGGCCGATTCCTGTGCTGGGCTCAGAACGCGAACAGTCCACCGCGCCAGCCTAG
- a CDS encoding mRNA-degrading endonuclease: MVDGEPVPGRGDIVWLRFADQVGHEQAGRRHALILSPRSYNERSSVALACPITTRIRAWPFEVKLPPNGPVTGVVIADQIRSLDWRHRGARLATRAPRSVVAEVLQKVRLLLD, from the coding sequence ATGGTAGACGGCGAACCGGTCCCCGGTCGCGGCGACATCGTCTGGCTGCGTTTCGCAGACCAAGTCGGACACGAGCAAGCCGGCCGCCGTCACGCGCTGATATTGAGTCCGCGAAGTTACAACGAGCGGTCTAGCGTAGCTTTGGCATGTCCAATCACGACCAGAATCCGGGCCTGGCCATTCGAAGTAAAACTGCCGCCAAATGGACCGGTAACCGGCGTCGTTATCGCCGATCAAATCAGGAGCTTGGACTGGCGCCATCGAGGAGCACGATTGGCGACTCGGGCACCACGCTCAGTTGTGGCGGAAGTTCTCCAGAAGGTCCGATTGCTGCTGGATTAG
- a CDS encoding dihydroorotate dehydrogenase electron transfer subunit — MTGPSPIFDVATVIANEQLSESLWWIELATPQIADRARPGQFVHVSGGEQDPLLRRPYSLSRIDAREGAVAILFHVVGRGSRWLSELRPGDPVDTLGPLGSSFAPPDGCRHLLLVGGGIGLGPLIAQAESAPDRSCVILNGARSQAGLTPAAKLPAHAEVYYATDDGSYGATGSVVELLPEWYQWSDAVLACGPNPMLQACASRIDALDPTPQRLRHRPVQFALEARMACGLGVCYSCVVTTRSGLKRVCTEGPVFEARELTWQWDSGI; from the coding sequence ATGACCGGGCCCAGCCCGATCTTCGACGTGGCGACGGTGATCGCCAACGAGCAGCTGTCCGAATCGCTGTGGTGGATCGAACTTGCCACCCCGCAGATCGCCGACCGCGCCCGACCGGGGCAGTTCGTGCACGTAAGCGGCGGCGAGCAGGACCCGTTGCTGCGGAGGCCCTACAGCCTCTCGCGAATCGATGCCCGCGAAGGAGCGGTGGCGATCCTGTTCCATGTCGTCGGTCGCGGCTCGCGTTGGCTTTCCGAATTGCGACCCGGCGATCCGGTGGACACCCTCGGGCCGCTGGGTTCGAGCTTTGCGCCGCCGGACGGATGCCGGCACCTGCTGCTGGTCGGCGGGGGCATCGGCCTGGGACCGCTAATCGCCCAGGCCGAATCGGCTCCGGACCGCTCCTGCGTGATTCTGAACGGAGCGCGCTCGCAAGCCGGGCTGACCCCCGCCGCCAAGCTTCCCGCGCATGCCGAGGTGTATTACGCCACCGACGACGGATCCTACGGCGCGACCGGCAGCGTCGTCGAGCTGCTGCCGGAGTGGTACCAGTGGTCGGATGCGGTGCTGGCCTGCGGGCCCAACCCGATGCTGCAGGCCTGCGCAAGCCGGATCGACGCTCTCGACCCCACCCCGCAGCGGCTGCGCCACCGGCCTGTCCAATTCGCGCTGGAGGCACGGATGGCGTGCGGTCTCGGAGTGTGCTACAGCTGCGTTGTGACCACCCGATCGGGGCTAAAGCGCGTCTGCACCGAAGGTCCGGTGTTCGAAGCCCGGGAGCTTACCTGGCAATGGGATTCGGGCATTTAA
- a CDS encoding AbrB/MazE/SpoVT family DNA-binding domain-containing protein, which translates to MNILKELIMGVKSHVSKWGSSLAIRIPKAVAEQWGVGEGSAIEIDPKGEELHLRKRNFDLNDLIKEMSRNRQHPEEEWGPPLGEEEW; encoded by the coding sequence ATGAATATCCTCAAGGAGTTGATTATGGGCGTCAAGTCACACGTTTCAAAGTGGGGCTCTAGCCTTGCCATCCGAATTCCTAAGGCGGTTGCTGAGCAGTGGGGGGTCGGCGAAGGGTCGGCGATAGAAATCGATCCAAAAGGGGAAGAGTTGCATTTGCGAAAACGGAACTTCGACCTCAACGACCTGATAAAGGAAATGTCCAGGAATCGTCAACACCCCGAGGAAGAATGGGGTCCGCCACTAGGCGAGGAAGAATGGTAG
- a CDS encoding aspartate carbamoyltransferase catalytic subunit: MNGFGHRHLLDLDGYSRTDIEYVLDAAESMAEILDRQVPQVPALRGVKLANMFFESSTRTRISFELAAKALGAEVINFASAGSSLSKGESMVDTLATVAALGADMFVMRHARAGAPHLAARILDGPVINAGDGCHAHPSQGLLDALTIRRRFGSVDGLRVVIVGDIRHSRVARSNVLALGKLGAELVLCGPPQLVPGQLAAMPAVSIESDLDRAAVGADVLMGLRIQRERMSGPWLASTGEYVASYSIRRRHIESAGEGAILMHPGPQNTGVEIEPDLADSDRSVISEQVTAGLAVRMAVIYLLARNVLRVES; encoded by the coding sequence TTGAACGGCTTCGGCCACCGGCACCTGCTCGACCTGGACGGTTACAGCCGGACGGATATCGAGTACGTACTGGATGCGGCCGAATCGATGGCCGAGATTCTCGACCGCCAGGTGCCGCAGGTGCCGGCGCTGCGCGGGGTGAAACTGGCGAACATGTTCTTCGAGTCATCGACCAGGACCCGGATCTCGTTCGAGCTGGCCGCCAAGGCGCTCGGGGCCGAAGTAATCAATTTCGCCTCCGCCGGGAGTTCCCTTTCCAAGGGCGAATCGATGGTCGATACCCTGGCCACGGTGGCTGCCCTGGGGGCCGACATGTTCGTGATGCGGCACGCCCGCGCCGGCGCCCCGCACCTTGCTGCCCGGATCCTGGACGGGCCGGTGATCAACGCCGGCGACGGCTGCCATGCCCATCCCAGCCAGGGACTGCTCGACGCCCTCACCATCCGCCGGCGGTTCGGGTCCGTTGACGGCCTGCGGGTAGTGATCGTCGGCGATATCCGGCACAGCCGGGTCGCCCGCTCGAACGTCCTGGCCCTGGGCAAGCTGGGCGCCGAACTGGTCCTCTGCGGCCCGCCGCAGCTGGTTCCCGGGCAGCTGGCGGCGATGCCGGCGGTATCGATCGAGTCCGACCTCGACCGGGCGGCGGTTGGGGCCGACGTCTTGATGGGGCTGCGGATCCAGCGCGAACGCATGTCCGGCCCCTGGCTGGCCTCGACCGGCGAGTACGTGGCCAGCTACTCCATTCGCCGCCGCCACATCGAGTCGGCCGGGGAGGGGGCAATCCTCATGCATCCCGGTCCGCAGAACACCGGCGTCGAGATCGAGCCGGATCTGGCCGATTCGGACCGATCGGTCATTTCCGAACAGGTCACCGCCGGGCTGGCGGTCCGGATGGCAGTGATCTACCTGTTGGCCCGCAACGTGCTGCGAGTCGAATCTTGA
- the carA gene encoding glutamine-hydrolyzing carbamoyl-phosphate synthase small subunit, with translation MQHRAILSLETGEHFFGYAHGPGGEVGGEVVFNTSMTGYQEITTDPSYRGQIVVLAYPLINNYGANRHDPESRRPWLAGLVVREHAERASNWRNQQPLSEFLSEFGIPVLSGIDTRRLVRILRSGGVRKGLLSRVEGDVPDCDRFAWITGRAVLPDRFLTELQKRAAAVPALSAQHLIEEVTYGRRYEFESGPWDPWPAPETRPSRPRIALLDTGAKSNIARSLAVRGCRISVLPYGVSAAEVDALRPDGVVLANGPGDPEAAVRAVETVGALIERYPLMGICLGHQVLGLAIGAKTSRLKFGHRGSNHPVKELASGRVCITAQNHGFQVEAESIPESSGFAVSHLNLNDGSVEGLAHRDLPVFSVQYHPEAAPGPQDNQHLFDRFLDLVESR, from the coding sequence ATGCAGCACCGGGCGATCCTAAGCCTGGAGACCGGCGAACACTTCTTCGGCTACGCCCACGGGCCGGGCGGCGAGGTTGGCGGCGAGGTCGTCTTCAACACCTCCATGACCGGGTACCAGGAGATCACTACCGATCCTTCCTATCGCGGACAGATCGTGGTGCTGGCGTACCCCCTGATAAACAACTACGGCGCCAATCGGCACGATCCCGAATCGCGCCGGCCCTGGCTGGCGGGACTGGTGGTGCGCGAGCATGCCGAGCGCGCCAGCAACTGGCGCAACCAGCAGCCGCTTTCCGAATTCCTCTCCGAATTCGGCATTCCGGTCCTCTCCGGCATCGACACCCGGCGGCTGGTCCGAATACTGCGGTCGGGCGGTGTCCGCAAGGGCTTGCTGAGCCGGGTGGAAGGTGATGTCCCCGACTGCGACCGCTTCGCCTGGATCACCGGGCGGGCCGTTTTGCCGGACCGGTTTCTGACCGAGCTCCAAAAACGCGCCGCCGCGGTGCCGGCGCTGTCGGCCCAGCACCTGATCGAAGAAGTGACCTACGGCCGCCGATACGAGTTCGAGAGCGGGCCGTGGGATCCCTGGCCCGCACCGGAGACGCGGCCATCGCGCCCCCGGATTGCCCTGCTGGACACCGGCGCCAAGTCCAACATTGCCCGTTCGCTGGCGGTGCGCGGCTGCCGCATCAGCGTGCTGCCCTACGGCGTCAGCGCGGCGGAAGTCGACGCATTGCGACCCGACGGTGTGGTTCTGGCCAACGGTCCGGGCGACCCTGAGGCGGCGGTCCGGGCAGTTGAAACCGTGGGCGCCCTGATCGAGCGGTATCCGCTGATGGGGATATGCCTGGGGCACCAGGTCCTGGGGCTGGCGATCGGCGCCAAGACCTCGCGCCTCAAATTCGGACACCGCGGCTCGAACCACCCGGTCAAGGAGCTGGCCAGCGGTCGGGTCTGCATTACCGCACAGAATCACGGTTTCCAGGTCGAGGCCGAATCAATCCCGGAAAGTTCCGGATTCGCCGTATCCCACCTGAACTTAAACGACGGTTCGGTCGAAGGCCTGGCCCACCGGGACCTGCCGGTGTTCTCGGTCCAGTACCACCCCGAAGCCGCCCCCGGTCCGCAGGACAACCAGCATCTCTTTGACCGGTTTCTGGATCTGGTCGAAAGCCGATGA